The DNA region ATGATCGCGCTCGACGTCCCGGCGCGGAAGATCTCGCTGCTGGTGGACGACGAGGAACTGGCCAGGCGCCGCGCCGCCTGGCAGCCGCCGGCGCCGATCACCAGCCGCGGGTACGTGAAGCTGTACGTGGACCACGTGCTGCAGGCCAACGAGGGGGCGGACCTCGACTTCCTCAAGGGCGGCAGTGGGTCGGCCGTGCCGCGGCACTCGCACTGACACGGGAGGGAGCGCCGCGTGTCAAGGGATCAGGGACACGGGGGCGAGTCACAAGGGTTGCGTGGGACGAGGGGCAAGGTGCGGTAGGGACGAGGGACAAGGGAGGGACAACGGAGGGACAAGGGACAAGGGAGGGCGGCTCCCAGAGCTCTGCTGTGGCAGAATCCTCGCCGGAAGGGACTTTCGATGAGCACGATTCGCGTGGTCCTCGTGGACGACCACGAGACGGTGAGGCAGGGGCTCGCGCTGTTGTTGAACGGGTTTCCCGACGTGGAGGTCGTGGGCGAGGCCGGCGACGGGAGGGCCGGCGTCGGGTGCGCACGAGAGCAGCAGCCCGACGTGGTGGTGATGGACGTGGCCATGCCGGGGACCAACGGCCTCGAGGCCACCCGTGAGCTGAAGGAAGGCAATCCGGGCATCGGCGTGGTCGCGCTCTCGCGCTACGGCGACGACGCCTACGTGCAGGAACTGTTGCGCGCCGGTGCGTCGGGCTACGTGCTCAAGCAGAGCGCGCCCGGCGAGTTGCTCAACGCGATCCGTGCCGCGGCGGCCGGTCAGCATTACCTCGACAAGACACTGAGCGCGCGGGTCACCGGCGCCTACGTCCGCAAGCACGCGCGCACCGCCGGGCCCGAGCCGCCGTCGATCACCGAGCGCGAGGCCGAGGTCCTGCGACAGATGGCCTGGGGCTACAGCAACAAGGACATCGCCGCGCGTCTCGACCTGAGCGTCAAGACGGTCGAAGTGCACAAGGCCAACGCGATGCGCAAACTGGGGTTGCGTGGGCGCATCGACATCGTGCGGTACGCGCTGCTCCAGGGCTGGCTGCGCGAGGCCTGACGCACGCCTGTGCGATCCTCGTCGGCGGGATGAACACGTCCGTCGGCAGTGCCCCCGCATCACTCCGCCGCGCGCTCGAGCAGGTCATCGCCCCCGAGCGCGTGCTCACGCGCCCGATCGACATCGCGGCGTGGGCCTCCGACGCCAGCTTCTATCGCCCTGTCCCGAAGGCCGTCGTTCTCGCGGCCTCGGTGGACGAGGTGCGCGCGCTCTTCCGGCTCTCCCATGAACTCGGCCTGCCGCTGACGTTCCGCGCGTCGGGCACCAGCCTGTCGGGGCAGGCCGTCACCGACGGCATCCTCGTGGAGGTCAAGCGTCACTGGCGTCGCCTCGAGGTGCTCGACGGGGGCGCGCGCCTGCGCGTGCAACCCGGCGTGCTCGGCGGCGAGGCCAACCTCGCGTTGCGGCCGTTCGGGCGCAAGATCGGGCCCGATCCGGCCAGCCTGGCCGCATGCGCGCTCGGCGGCATCCTCGCCAACAACGCCTCGGGCAAGTGCTGCGGCGTCGCGCAGAACGCGTACCACACGCTCGACGCGATCACGTTCCTGTTGCCGTCGGGCACGGTGATCGACACGGCCCAGGCCGACGCCGACGCACGGTTCCGGTCGGCCGAGCCGACGCTGGCCACCGGCCTGCTGGCGCTCAAGGCGGAGATCGAAGCCGACGAGTCCTTGTCGGCGCGCATCCGGGCCAAGTACCGGATGAAGAACACGACCGGGTACGGCCTGAACGCGTTCCTCGACTTCTCGCGTCCGGTCGACATCTTCGCGCACCTGCTCATCGGCTCCGAGGGCACCCTCGCCTTCATCCCGGAGGCCGTGCTCCGGACGGTGCCCGACCTGCCGCACAAGGCCACCGGCCTGCTGCTGTTTGCCACCATCGACGACGCCTGCCGGGCGATCGCGCCGCTCAAGGCGGCGGGCGCGAAGGCCCTCGAACTGATGGATCGGGCGTCGCTGCGCGCCGTCGAGCGCCAGTCGGGCGTGCCGGCGGAGTTGCAGGGCCTGTCGGACGGCGCGGCGGGGCTGCTCGTGGAGTTCCAGGCCGAGACGCCCGACGCGCTCACGGCCTACCGGACGGAGGCCGCCGCGGTCGTGGCCGGGCTCGCCGGCTTGTCCTTCCCGGCACCCTTCACCGACGACCCGCGGCAGATCGCGGCGCTGTGGCGCGTGCGCGAGGGGATGTACCCGTCGGTGGGGGCGGTGCGCAAGAGCGGGACCACGGTGATCATCGAGGACGTCGCCTTCCCGCTCGAGCGCCTCGGCGAGGCGGTCGTCGACCTGCAGGCGCTCTTCGCGCGTCACGGCTACCCCGAGGCGATCATCTTCGGCCACGCCGGCGACGGCAACCTGCACTTCGTCATCACGCAGTCGTTCAACGACGCGGCCGCAATCGATCAGTACGCGCGCTTCATGGACGATGTCGTGGCCCTCGTGGTGGGGAAGTACGACGGAGCGCTGAAGGCCGAGCACGGCACCGGCCGCAACATGGCGCCGTTCGTCGAGGCGGAATGGGGCGGCGCCGCGCTGGCCATCATGCGCCGGCTGAAGGCGCTCGCCGACCCCGACGGCCTGCTGAATCCCGGCGTCATCATCAACGACGACCCGCGCGCGCACCTCACGGATCTCAAGTCGCTGCCGTCGGTCGAGGCGTCGATCGACACCTGCGTCGAGTGTGGCTTCTGCGAGCGCGTCTGCCCGTCGCGCGACCTGACGCTCACGCCACGCCAGCGCATCCTCGTGCGGCGCGACATGGTGCGACGCGAGCAGGCCGGCGAGTCGCGGGCGTCCCTCGACGCCCTCTGGCAGGACTACGCGTACGCGGGGCTCGACACCTGCGCCGTGGACGGCATGTGCGCGACCGCCTGCCCGGTGGCCATCAACACCGGCGCGCTCGTGAAGCAGTTCCGCCACGCCCGGCATTCGCCGACCGCCGAGGCCGTGGGGATGACGGTTGCCACGCGGTTCGGGCTGGCGGAATCCCTGGTGAAGATTGGCCTGCGCCTGGGGCACGTCGTCCAGGGCGTGCTCGGCCCCGGCGCCATGCCGGCCGTCACGCGGCTGGCGCGCCGCCTTGCGGGGCCGGAGGTGCCACTGTGGACGCGCGAGATGCCGCGTCCCGCCGCCTCGCTGCCCCGGACGTCGCGGGCCGACGTCGCCGCCGTCTACCTGCCGGCGTGCGTCTCGCGCGTGTTCGGCCACGTGCCAGGCGAGGCGTCGACGCTCTCACTGCCGGACGCGCTGGTGGCGGTTGCCGCCCGGGCCGGTCGTCCCGTGTGGATTCCTGACGACGTGCACGGGACGTGCTGCGGCACGCCGTTCTCGTCGAAGGGACTGGTCAGCGGGCACCGTCAGGCCGCCAATGACGCCATCGAGCGCTGCTGGACGTGGTCACAGGAGGGGAGGCTGCCCATCGTCGTCGACGCCAACTCGTGCACGCTCGGCCTGCGCGAGTGCGGCCCGGCCCTGACGTCCGAGAACCGCGCCCGCCTGGCCTCGCTGCGCATCGTCGACAGCGTCGCGTTCGCCCGCCAGGACCTGCTGCCGCGCCTCGACGTGACGCGTCGGGCCGGCCGCGTCGCGGCGCACCCGACCTGCTCACTCGCGCACCTCGGCCACGCCGACGACCTACTGGCCCTGGTGGCCGCCTGCGCCGAGCACGTGACCCTGCCCGCCAACGCCGGCTGCTGCGGCTTTGCCGGCGACCGTGGCTTCCTCTTCCCGGAACTCACGGCGAGTGCAACCCAGCGGGAGGCCGTCGAGGTGCGGGCCGCCGCCTGCGACGATCACGTGTCGGCCAACCGGATGTGCGAGGTCGCGCTGACCAGCGCCACGGGACGTCCCTACAGGTCGGTGATCCACCTGCTCGAGGAAGCGACCAGGTAGGGCGCGAGTATGAAGTGGCTGGCCGGGTCAAGGGCAGATCAGTCCCGTCGCGGGGGCGCAGGCCCCCGCGCGGGGGGATACATCGGTCCTGCCTCGGGGGATCGGGCTGCTCCAGTCGAGTATTCGCGCTCAGGGGCGCACTAGGTTGCTGCGGGGCGGGGTCGCACATCGGTTCCTCGTGGTCGCCCGAAGGCGCCAGAACCGCCCTACTCGCGATCACCCGCGCGTGGCAGCCGACCCCAGCAGGGCGGTGCCGCCGTGGCGCGGTTACCCGGCCAGCGGCGCGGCGTTGGTCCGGTGCGGGTCGAAGCGGGTGCCATCCCGCCAGATCGCATACAGGATGCCGGTCAACTTGCGCGCCAAGGCCACGACGGCGACCTGGCGCCCGCGCCGGTGCTGCACGGCGTCGACCCAGTCGCGGAGCGGCCCCGGCTTCAGCGTCCGTTTCGCGCAGTGCGCGGCCTGGACGAGGCACCAGCGCAGGCTGCGGCTCCCCGCTTTGGTAATCCCCAGGTGACGCGTCCGCGCGCCACTCGAGTCCTGGCCGGGCACCAGCCCGACATACGCCTCCACCGCGTGCGCGCCGTCGAAGCGCGTGTGGTCGTCGAGCGCCGCCACAAACCGCACGGCGGTCACCGGGCCGACTCCGGGGACCGTCAGCAAGCGGCGCGCGACCGGGTCGCCCGTGGCCCAGGCCGTCACCTCGCGGTCGGCGTCCGCGATGGCGGCATGCAGGTGCTCCAGCAGCTGCAGCTGCCGGGCCACGTAGCTCGGGAGGGGCTCGCCTACCGCGGCGCGGACGCGCGCCCCGAAGGTGTGCACGCTGCCACTCGCCAGCCGGCGGCCCTGCGTCCGCAGCCAGCCGCGCACGGTATTGAGCAGGAGCGTGCGACTGCGCACCAGCCCGTCGCGCATGCCGCAGAGCGTCTTGGCCGCCCGCGCCTCGGCGCTCGGGATATGCACCGACGGCAGGTCGATGCGGCAGGACACCTCGCTGAGCACCTGCGCATCACGCCGGTCCGTCTTCATCCGGCGCGCCCCCACGCCCAGGGTCGGCGCCAGGGTCGCCGGCACCACCCGCACCTCATGCCCGGCCGCCCGTGCCGCGTCGGCCACCCAGAAGGCCTCACTGCACGTCTCGACAATCACTCGGCTGCCGGGCCGCTCGCCCAGGTACCGCGGCACCTCCTGCGTCCGCAGCCGCCGCTCCTCGACGACGGTCCCGTCGGGCCGCCGCACGCAAATCTGGGATTCCCTTCCGCCGAGATCGATTGCAACATGGTCCATGGCTGGCTCCTCTCACTGTGTGCCTCGAGCACGTGTCAGTGTGAGCGACGGGCCTCCCGTCAGCTCGCGGGGGCCAGCCACTTCATCCAATCTGTCTCCCCTTCGACGTCGCTCGGGGCCAGCGACTCGCGCCGTTGGTCACGGCGCCCCGGGTGTAGGCGTCGACCTTCAGGTCGACGCACGACTGTTGCGACGAAAGCGCATCGGCCATACCATCGCGCGATGCACCACGCCTCCGAAGGGCTGCCCTCGGGTTCCGGGGCGGACGCCGCCACGCCGCATCCGCTGCCGCCGGCCGGTTGCCTGCCGCCGATGACGGTGCGCGACATGCCCGATCCGCTGCCGCTCACGAAGATCCTCGGACCGAGCGTGATCCTGGCCGGGCTCGGCGTGGGCTCCGGCGAGTACATCATCTGGCCCTTCATCACGGCCGCGGTCGGCCCCGCGTTCCTGTGGGCGGCGGCCGTCAGCGTCACGCTCCAGTACTTCATGAACATGGAGATCGAGCGCTACACGCTGGTGACCGGGGAGACGGCGATTGCCGGCTTCGTGCGGCGCTGGCGCCACTGGGGCTGGATCTTCTGCCTGTTCACGCTGCTGCCCAACATGTGGCCCGGCTGGGCGACGGGCGGCGTCACGGCGCTGACCTTCCTGATGGGCGGCGGCAACGTCGGCTACATCACGGTTGGCGTGATGATCGCGATCGGCTTCGCGCTCACGATGTCGCCGGTCGTGTACAAGACGCTCGAGCGCGCGCAGTTCTTCAAGGTCGGGCTCACGCTGGTCTTCCTCTCGGTGGCGATCGTCGCGGCCATCAAGCCGTCGGCTTGGGCCGACCTGCCGCAGGCGATCACCGGCTTCGGGACGCTGCCCGACGCGACCGCCATTCCCATCACGCTGCTGCTCAGTGCGCTCGTGTTCGCGGGCGCGGGCGGCGTGAACAACCTCGCGCAGAGCAACTGGATCCGCGACAAGGGATTCGGCATGGGCGCCTACATCCCGCGCATCGTGTCGCCGATCACCGGCGAGGATGTCGCGCTGCCGACAACGGGCGTGATGATGAGGACGGACGCGGCCAACCTGGCGCGGTTCGCCGTGTGGTGGAAGCGCGCCAATGTCGAGCAGCTGGTGAGCTTCTGGTTCATCTGCATCTTCTCGATCGCCATGTTCTCGCTGCTCGCGCACTCGACCATCCCGGGGCAGCAGTTCGCCAGCCAGGCCACGCTCGCCTTCATCAAGTCGGAAGGAGAAGTCCTCCAGCAGGTCGTCGCGCCCTGGTTCGGCAAGTTCTTCTGGGTGTTCGGGGCGATGTCCCTCATCCTCGTGGCGCTCGGCACCGTCGACTACATCGCCCGCATCGTCGCCGACATCCTGCGGACGGTCTACCTGCAGGGGCACCCGTACTGGACCGAGAGCCGCATCTACTTCTTCGCGGTGTGGGCGGGGGTGGTGTCGGGCTCGGTCATCCTGCTGAGCGGCATGCAGCAGCCGCTGGTGCTGCTGATGACGGCCGCGTGCCTGAACGGGCTCGTGATGGTCGTGTACGGCGCCCTGCTCATCCAGTTGAACCTGCGCGGCCTGCCGCCGCCCCTGCGCATCGGCGGCCTGCGCCTGGTGATGCTGGTGCTCGCGACGGCGTTCTACGCCTTCTTCGGCGGCTGGCTGGTCATCGCGCAGGTGCGGACGTTCCTCGGCGTGTAGGCGGGGCGCACGGCGCGCCCCGGTCCCTGGCTAGGCGGGCAACCCGTACGGCGCGCGCTGCGGACGCGACAGCATCGCATTCGCCTCGTCGTCGTTGACGAAGCGCTCGTGCAGGGGATCCCACTGCAGGCGGCGCGGCAGCTTCATCGCGATGTGGTGGAGCAGGCACGCGCTGCAGGAGCGGTGCGCGATCTCGACCGGGGCAATCACCTGGCGGCCGCTGCGGATGCACTCGAGCCAGTTGCCGTGATGGTCGCGGCTCTCGTACAGGTGGATGCCGTCCGGTCCGATCACCGAGTCGAGGATGCGTGGGTCGCTCGCGGCGAGCGCCTGCGCGTCCTTCAGCTTCGCGCCCGGGTCGCTCGACGTGACCGATTCATTGCCGCGCGACACGAAGATCCAGCCCTCGGTGCCCTCGAAGCGGATGCCGTTGGGGAAGTCGCCGCTGACGATCATGTGCACGCCGTTGGCGTAGCGCGCCTCGGTTCTGAACGGCCCGTGCACGTTCCACAGCCCCGACGTCGGGAACTCGGCCTTCCCCCACACCTCCACCGGCCCCGTGTGCTCGGTGCCCATGCCCCAGTGCGCCGTGTCGAGGTGGTGCGCGCCCCAGCCCGTGATCATGCCGGCGCCGAACTGCTCGCAGCGCAGCCAGCCGGGGCGGTCGTAGCCGACCTGCGGGTGCACGCGGGCCTCGGTGTAGTACACCTTCGGCGTCGACCCGAGCCACGCGTCGTAGTTGAAGTGCGCAGGCACGGGCATCTCGGGCTCATCCTTGCCCGACGGGTCGCCGGGCAGGCCGATCTGCACCGTCTTGACCTGGCCGATGCGCCCATTGCGCACCAGCTCGCATGCCCGGTGGAACTGCACGCCAGACCGCTGCTGGCTGCCGATCTGGAACGTGACCCCCGACTTGTGCACCTCGTTGCTCAGCGCCCGGCCCTCGGCGATCGTGAGCGAGGCCGGCTTCTGCAGGTAGATGTGCTTGCCGGCGCGCGCCGCGGCGATGGCGATGGCCGCGTGCCAGTGGTCGGGCGTGCTGATGATCACCGCGTCGATGTCGGGATTGGCCAGCAGCTCGCGGTAGTCCGCATAGCCCTTCACGCCGTCGTACGGGGCGCCGGTGGCCTTGGCGTAGTAGCCGTTCACCAGCGCCCGGGCGTCCTCCACGCGCCTGGCATCGAGATCACAGGCGGCGACGATGCGGGCCTGGGCGTGCTTCCACACGCCCGGCATGTCGTGGACGCGCGAGATGCGGCCGACGCCGATCGCGCCGATCGTGATCTGCTTGCTGGGCGCCTGCGCGCCGAGCACGGAGGCCGGCACGATGGCCGGGAACCCGTTCCCCGTCGCGCTGCGCGCTTCGGTGGGCATGGCTCCGGCCCCCAGGGCCGTCGTGGCAGCGGCGGCGGTTCGCGTGAGGAACTGGCGACGCGACGTGCTCATGGCGTCAGCCCTTCATCACCGGCGACTGCGCCTTGGCCTGCGCCTCCAGCACGAGCTGCATGGCGAGGAAGCAGTGCGCCTGCGGCATCGCGGTGTCGGTGCGGTCGAGCACATCGCTGACGATCTGCCGTCCGTACGGGAGCTCGACGTTGGTCGTGTCGATGTACTTCGTCTCCTTCTGATCGGAGAGGAAGAGATGGCTGCCGCCGGGCCGCCCGGCGATGTCGACGTTCTTGCGGATCTCGATGAAGCCCTCGGTGCCGAGAATCACGAGACGTCCGTCGCCCCACGTCGGCAGGCCGTCGGGCGTGAACCAGTCGACACGCACGTACCCGGTGCCGCCGTTGCCGCGCAGCATCATGTCGCCGAAGTCCTGGAACTTCGGGTACTGCGGCGTGTGGACGTTGCCGGCCTGCGACGCGACGACCTCGGCCTTCGTCGAGCCGGTGAAGTACAGGAACTGGTCGGCCTGGTGCGAGGCGATGTCGACGAGGATGCCGCCGTAGCGCGCGACGTCGAAGAACCACTCGGGGCGCCCCTTGTAGCCGGCGCGATGCGGCCCGGTGCCGATGGTCTGGAGCACCTTGCCGATGGCGCCCGCCTTCACCAGTTCGCCCGCCTTCACCGTCGCGCGGTTCTCGAAGCGCTCGCTGTAGGCGATCGAGTAGATCCGCTTCGTCTCGGCCTGCACCTTGCGGACTTCGGCCAGCTGCGCCAGCGAGGTGATGCCCGGCTTGTCGGCAATGTAGTCCTTGCCGGCCTTCATCACCCGAATGCCGATCGGTCCGCGCTCGTCGGGAATCGCCGCGCTCAGCACCAGCTTGACCGAGGCATCGTCGAGCACCTCGGCCTCGCTCCGCGCGACCTTCACGCCGGGGTACCGCTCGGTGAACTGCTTCACCAGTTCCGGTTCCCTGGCGTACACCCAGGCGAGCTCGCCGCCGCCGCGCATCACGGCGTCGGACATGCCCATGATGTGGCCGTGGTTGATGCCGATGACGCCGAACTTCAGGCGGGGCGGGCCCTCCCACTTCGGCTGCGCGACCTGGCGTTCGACGGTCGCCGCGCCGGCCATCCCCGGCTGCTGACCGGCCGCGGCCATGCCGGGCAGCATCGAAAGGGCGGCCATCGAGCCGGTGACGCTGTGGACGAAAGTGCGCCGGTCCACGGGCGGTTGCGCCGCAGCGTGGGGCCGGGGGGAGGTGTGTGACTCGTGCACGCGAACTCCGGGAAAGAAGGGGACGGCCGATCATACCGCCGAACCCGACGCGCCCCTTGATCGCCGACGCGGTCTGCTGCTAGGAAGGAAGGGAACACCTTGTCATCGCGAACCCTGCTTCCGGGAGGAGTGCGTCCATGGGCGTCAAGTCCGCCGTCGTCGCGTTCGTGTCTCGTGTGTGCGTCGTGTCCCTCGTGATTGCCGGCCTGGCCTCGAGCGAAGGCTGCCGGTCGTCGTCCCCGTCGCCGCGGGCGGTGTCGCCAGGCGTCGGAGTCGCGCCGTGAGACAGCCGCGTCACCGGGCCTGAGTGCCGGCCGTCGGCCGGCACCCCGGCCCCGGGGCGAGTCCGGCCTACTTCGGGTCGAGCGGCACGAACGCCAGCGCGTTGTTGGCATTCATCGGAATCACGAGCTGGTGGGCGCCGGCGTCGTAGCACATCGACGCGGCATTGGGGATGTTCTGCGCGATCAGCGTCGCCGGCTGCCCGGGGCGGAGCCGCGAGACGCCGCCGTTGAGCACGCTGCTCACGTACGTGGTGCCGTCGCGCAGGATGACGATCCCGTCGTTGCCGGCCTGGGCCGCCTGCGCGGTCTTCAGGAGGCGCCCCGCGGGCGACAGCGTCAGCACGTCGGGCGACAGCATGTTGACGACCACCAGGTTGCCGTCACCATCGATGGCAATCCCGTTGGGCCGCTTCAGCGGCGCGCCCTGCACGACGATGCTGGCCTCGCCCTGCGCGGGGATGCGCCACACCTGCCACGTCGCGGCGTCCGCGTCGGTGGCCCCGCCCGTGACCGTGCCGTACACGGTGCCGTCGGCCGCCACGGCGATGTCGTTGAACCACTCGACCGCCGGCACGCGGGTCTCGCCGGCCGGCGCGCCCGTGGCCAGCGTGAAGCGGCGGATCACCGCCACCCCCTTGTCCTGCGGGCTCGTGCTCCCGTCGCGATCGGCGAGGTAGAGCGTGCCGTTGGCGACGTCGCTGCCGTAGGGCTCGTTCAGCACCAGCGGCGGCGTGAGGGCCGCCCGCGGCGCGCCGGCGTTCTGCACGCCGATCCACCGCGCCGTGTGCACCGACCCGTCGTGATTGAGCAGCGACACCCACGCGTTGTTCTGCTGCACGTTCTGGGGCACGCCGCGATTGGGCACGATGATCAGGTTGCGGCTCGGGTCGTAGGCGCAGCTCTCGGCGGAGTAGATGGCCCCGTACACCTTCACCTGCGGCGACATCGGCGCGAAGGGGCCAGGCGTGGTGGGCTCGATCGGCAACCCCAGGGCGTTGCCGACGAAGTAGGGCAGGGAGGGCGGGGTGGGCAGGGAGGGCGGGGTGGCGGGCGCCTGCGCGAGCAGCGCGCCGACGCTCACGCCCACCAGGAGCGCTGGCGCGCCCACGGTCAGGATGCGAGTGGTCATGCGACGAGAGTACCCGCGACGGCGCTCCGCGCGCTGACCAGCGGCGGATACCGGCAGGGCGAGCGATGATAGCGGCACCCCGCCGGACCGGCGGGCCAGACCATGACCTCGTCCCCCGCCTCCGACGCCC from Luteitalea sp. TBR-22 includes:
- a CDS encoding IS110 family transposase — protein: MDHVAIDLGGRESQICVRRPDGTVVEERRLRTQEVPRYLGERPGSRVIVETCSEAFWVADAARAAGHEVRVVPATLAPTLGVGARRMKTDRRDAQVLSEVSCRIDLPSVHIPSAEARAAKTLCGMRDGLVRSRTLLLNTVRGWLRTQGRRLASGSVHTFGARVRAAVGEPLPSYVARQLQLLEHLHAAIADADREVTAWATGDPVARRLLTVPGVGPVTAVRFVAALDDHTRFDGAHAVEAYVGLVPGQDSSGARTRHLGITKAGSRSLRWCLVQAAHCAKRTLKPGPLRDWVDAVQHRRGRQVAVVALARKLTGILYAIWRDGTRFDPHRTNAAPLAG
- a CDS encoding Gfo/Idh/MocA family protein, which produces MAALSMLPGMAAAGQQPGMAGAATVERQVAQPKWEGPPRLKFGVIGINHGHIMGMSDAVMRGGGELAWVYAREPELVKQFTERYPGVKVARSEAEVLDDASVKLVLSAAIPDERGPIGIRVMKAGKDYIADKPGITSLAQLAEVRKVQAETKRIYSIAYSERFENRATVKAGELVKAGAIGKVLQTIGTGPHRAGYKGRPEWFFDVARYGGILVDIASHQADQFLYFTGSTKAEVVASQAGNVHTPQYPKFQDFGDMMLRGNGGTGYVRVDWFTPDGLPTWGDGRLVILGTEGFIEIRKNVDIAGRPGGSHLFLSDQKETKYIDTTNVELPYGRQIVSDVLDRTDTAMPQAHCFLAMQLVLEAQAKAQSPVMKG
- a CDS encoding FAD-binding and (Fe-S)-binding domain-containing protein codes for the protein MNTSVGSAPASLRRALEQVIAPERVLTRPIDIAAWASDASFYRPVPKAVVLAASVDEVRALFRLSHELGLPLTFRASGTSLSGQAVTDGILVEVKRHWRRLEVLDGGARLRVQPGVLGGEANLALRPFGRKIGPDPASLAACALGGILANNASGKCCGVAQNAYHTLDAITFLLPSGTVIDTAQADADARFRSAEPTLATGLLALKAEIEADESLSARIRAKYRMKNTTGYGLNAFLDFSRPVDIFAHLLIGSEGTLAFIPEAVLRTVPDLPHKATGLLLFATIDDACRAIAPLKAAGAKALELMDRASLRAVERQSGVPAELQGLSDGAAGLLVEFQAETPDALTAYRTEAAAVVAGLAGLSFPAPFTDDPRQIAALWRVREGMYPSVGAVRKSGTTVIIEDVAFPLERLGEAVVDLQALFARHGYPEAIIFGHAGDGNLHFVITQSFNDAAAIDQYARFMDDVVALVVGKYDGALKAEHGTGRNMAPFVEAEWGGAALAIMRRLKALADPDGLLNPGVIINDDPRAHLTDLKSLPSVEASIDTCVECGFCERVCPSRDLTLTPRQRILVRRDMVRREQAGESRASLDALWQDYAYAGLDTCAVDGMCATACPVAINTGALVKQFRHARHSPTAEAVGMTVATRFGLAESLVKIGLRLGHVVQGVLGPGAMPAVTRLARRLAGPEVPLWTREMPRPAASLPRTSRADVAAVYLPACVSRVFGHVPGEASTLSLPDALVAVAARAGRPVWIPDDVHGTCCGTPFSSKGLVSGHRQAANDAIERCWTWSQEGRLPIVVDANSCTLGLRECGPALTSENRARLASLRIVDSVAFARQDLLPRLDVTRRAGRVAAHPTCSLAHLGHADDLLALVAACAEHVTLPANAGCCGFAGDRGFLFPELTASATQREAVEVRAAACDDHVSANRMCEVALTSATGRPYRSVIHLLEEATR
- a CDS encoding Gfo/Idh/MocA family protein; the protein is MSTSRRQFLTRTAAAATTALGAGAMPTEARSATGNGFPAIVPASVLGAQAPSKQITIGAIGVGRISRVHDMPGVWKHAQARIVAACDLDARRVEDARALVNGYYAKATGAPYDGVKGYADYRELLANPDIDAVIISTPDHWHAAIAIAAARAGKHIYLQKPASLTIAEGRALSNEVHKSGVTFQIGSQQRSGVQFHRACELVRNGRIGQVKTVQIGLPGDPSGKDEPEMPVPAHFNYDAWLGSTPKVYYTEARVHPQVGYDRPGWLRCEQFGAGMITGWGAHHLDTAHWGMGTEHTGPVEVWGKAEFPTSGLWNVHGPFRTEARYANGVHMIVSGDFPNGIRFEGTEGWIFVSRGNESVTSSDPGAKLKDAQALAASDPRILDSVIGPDGIHLYESRDHHGNWLECIRSGRQVIAPVEIAHRSCSACLLHHIAMKLPRRLQWDPLHERFVNDDEANAMLSRPQRAPYGLPA
- a CDS encoding SMP-30/gluconolactonase/LRE family protein, with translation MTTRILTVGAPALLVGVSVGALLAQAPATPPSLPTPPSLPYFVGNALGLPIEPTTPGPFAPMSPQVKVYGAIYSAESCAYDPSRNLIIVPNRGVPQNVQQNNAWVSLLNHDGSVHTARWIGVQNAGAPRAALTPPLVLNEPYGSDVANGTLYLADRDGSTSPQDKGVAVIRRFTLATGAPAGETRVPAVEWFNDIAVAADGTVYGTVTGGATDADAATWQVWRIPAQGEASIVVQGAPLKRPNGIAIDGDGNLVVVNMLSPDVLTLSPAGRLLKTAQAAQAGNDGIVILRDGTTYVSSVLNGGVSRLRPGQPATLIAQNIPNAASMCYDAGAHQLVIPMNANNALAFVPLDPK
- a CDS encoding Nramp family divalent metal transporter, translated to MHHASEGLPSGSGADAATPHPLPPAGCLPPMTVRDMPDPLPLTKILGPSVILAGLGVGSGEYIIWPFITAAVGPAFLWAAAVSVTLQYFMNMEIERYTLVTGETAIAGFVRRWRHWGWIFCLFTLLPNMWPGWATGGVTALTFLMGGGNVGYITVGVMIAIGFALTMSPVVYKTLERAQFFKVGLTLVFLSVAIVAAIKPSAWADLPQAITGFGTLPDATAIPITLLLSALVFAGAGGVNNLAQSNWIRDKGFGMGAYIPRIVSPITGEDVALPTTGVMMRTDAANLARFAVWWKRANVEQLVSFWFICIFSIAMFSLLAHSTIPGQQFASQATLAFIKSEGEVLQQVVAPWFGKFFWVFGAMSLILVALGTVDYIARIVADILRTVYLQGHPYWTESRIYFFAVWAGVVSGSVILLSGMQQPLVLLMTAACLNGLVMVVYGALLIQLNLRGLPPPLRIGGLRLVMLVLATAFYAFFGGWLVIAQVRTFLGV
- a CDS encoding response regulator transcription factor; this encodes MSTIRVVLVDDHETVRQGLALLLNGFPDVEVVGEAGDGRAGVGCAREQQPDVVVMDVAMPGTNGLEATRELKEGNPGIGVVALSRYGDDAYVQELLRAGASGYVLKQSAPGELLNAIRAAAAGQHYLDKTLSARVTGAYVRKHARTAGPEPPSITEREAEVLRQMAWGYSNKDIAARLDLSVKTVEVHKANAMRKLGLRGRIDIVRYALLQGWLREA